The DNA segment AAGAACAATTGGTTTGGAATGTGTCCATAACTGTTAGATACCACATTGACGATTTTACCATTTGAAATGATGGCATTTTCAAGCCCTCGTCGGGATTCTATCTGTGTCAGAGTTTTTAAGGATTTCATTTCTGATGAAACAAAGATTTCATCCTGTTGCAAATTTTGTAAATACATAGCTTTTGAATTTAGATTAAACAATATTTGAGCTTAACCCAAACGGAAGCTAAAATCTCAGCTCAAAAGGAAACGGAATAAATAAGTAAGGGAAGAAGCGGTGGCTTTATGCCGTAGTCTTTTGATGGGTGTATTTTACGAGTTTACCTTTGCGTTACTATTGATTGATTATTCTCTCTATTCCTTGACCATTTTAACCAAGTGTCTATTATAAAAAAAAAAGAAGGACCAGCACGAATGCCAATCCTTCTTCAAACAACAAAAGCTACTCTTTCAATCCTTGAATTTGCTTTTCAAGAACTGTTATTCGCTCTTTCAAACGTTCTTCACGCTTGTTTCTTTTTTCGGCATATTCTTTTTCGATGCCGTCAATCTTGGACTTGTAATAACCTTGCATCGCATTGTAGAATGAAATGTTAGTCAGATTATTAACGTGATTGCTTTCGCCAAAATGCACTTGCTTCGTTAGTATATACCGTATCAACTTATGAAAGATTTCCTTTTTAAACTTCTTTTTGAAACTCTCAACAATTTCTTCATCTGTCATCTTGGATGTATTGCCCAATAAATTTGAAAAGAATCTTTGTCGTCCAACATAATCTACATTGTTTTCATACAACGTCAATGAGAATGCTACCATTTCATCCACCGAAAGTGTTTTCTTCGTATCAATGTATTTGGTGTCTCTAATCATTTCAACAACTTCTTCAAACTGCTTGTTGTTCTCTATTTGCTTCTTGCGTATTTCCCTTTCGTTGATTTTAATTATCTGTTCTTCAGGGGAACAATCTGCCATTTTTCTGTTTTCCAAAGGTGCTGAATACGATGTCGATTCATTTTTGGACTGTTCAACAATCTTTATAAAGACTTCTTTGTGTCTGTATGTTTCAGGATGGAACACAATACCTTTTACAAATTCATTTTCTTTAGCGGAATTGTATTTTTCCAATTCTTCTTCGTATTGCTGTAAGGCTTCATCCAGCTCAGCTTTAAATTCATCTTCGGAATAATCGTAATGTTGGTATTCTTTCTTGATGTCCTCAATTGTTGGCTTTATCGGATTTTCTATGATTTCAACATCATCCAGCAAATAGACTTTCAAACCGTTCTTTTCCAATTGTGAAATAATCAGCTGATTGTTTTCCTCGTCTGCCCAATACTGTCGTATTTCAGGAATTAACAGTATGTTCTCTTGTTTCGATTTTTCAATCAAATTCAAGAACGACTTGCTTTTCTTCGTTTCATAACAAGCTGATTTTGTACAAACCATTTTGCCATCGCCGAAAAGATTACCTTGATTTGCCGCGTTAAACGGACATTCAATACAAGAGCCTACTTTTGGCACCAATTTCTTATCATTTACATCAAAAGATGCTTTTTCCAAATCATAGGTCTGGTCTTTAATCATCCTGTTCACCTGATGGGCACTAAAATCTTCGCCCATCGTTTCCAACATCATCTGCTGTTCTTCTGGTTCAAAAAGTGCAACACCCACACCTAACGAAATCGTCATTTCGCCATTACGAACAAAATGCTTAAAACCTTCAATTAAACCAGCCAGCTTTAATCGTTGTCTGATAAAGTTATCTGTTCTTCCCAATCGCTTTGCAATTTCTGTAGGCGCATATTTTTCGCTTAAGTAAGCAATCGCCTCAGCTTCTTCGGTAGGTTCAACATCCTGCCTTTGCAGATTTTCGATGATTTGAATTTCAAGAACATCGTTGTTCTTATATTCCCTGACAATACACGGAATAGTTTTCTTGTCGGCCATCTTACTTGCTCGATACCTACGTTCGCCCATCACGATGATAAATTCGTTTCCAGATTTTCGGACTGTAATAGGCTGTAGAACACCGTGCTTTTTGACGCTTTCGGAAAGCTGTTGCAGATGTGCTTCATTAAAAGTCTTTCTGGGTTGCATCGGGTCGGGAATGACCTTTGCAGTTGATAGGTTCTCAATCTGAAGCCCAATCGCTTTTTGTGTCAATTTTTCTTTGACTTCTTTCTTGGCGGTGGTAATTTTTTTACCGCTCTTTCTTGTGGTACTCGCTTTTGTTGTCATAATACTCAAATTTTAGATTAAACAATATTTGAGCAGAAACCAAACGGAAGATAAAATCTTGGCTCAAAAGGAAACGGAATAAATAAGCGATGGAAGAGACGTTGGCTTTATGCCGTAGTCTTTTGATGGAAGTATTTTACGAGTTTAAATTGCGGTCATATTGTATGATAATAAACCCCCTTAGTTAAATTTTTATTTTCAATTCATTGGTAATATATTAGTTTAATATTTATTGGTAATAAATGTTGTTAATTGAAAAGAATTATTATTTTTGCATCAGACGAATCAAATTGAACTACAACTCACGAGAATTAGTTCACAAATCGTCAACATAGATAAAAATATTTGGCAGAAGTGCCACAGCGACAGGGCTCGCCAAGCAAGGTTCGAGTCTCGTCCAGACCGCAAAATTTCCTTCTTCAAGGAAAATTAAAATGTTGTGTTGTCCCGATTAAGTTCGGGAAGTGGTTTAGAAATAGACCGATGAGAAGCTTATCCAAATGGATGGGCTTTTTTTGTTTTGCGCTATTCTATAAAATGAAACATAAAAAACCCGAAACGTTTGTTTCGGGTTTTACATTTTTAAAGAAAATTAAAAATTAATTATCGTTATCGGTCTTAACCTTCATTTTGGTTTCGCCGTCTTCTTCTTTAATTTTTACTTTTTTGTCTTCGGTTTCCATTTTTATTTTGGTTTCGTCACCGTCAACTTTTCTCTTTACTTCAGCACCTTCGTCTTGCATTTCTTCTACCATTTCTTCAGCTTCGGTCTTTTTTTGATCGCGACACGAAGTTAATGGGGCTAAGAATAATGCAGCTAAGGCAATCATTGCTATTTTTTTCATAATAATTGGTTTTGTTTATTGGTTAAAGTTTGGTTTACATGTCATCAGTACCACCGGTGCCTGTGTTTTCTTCCACTTCATTAACACCTTCTTCAATAGCGTCTCCTGTGTCATTCACTGCATCTTCAACTGCATCACCAGCATCGTCCATAGAATCTTCTACATCATCTGCTACGTCTTCTACGTCGTCTGCTTTTTTGTTGGTGTCTCTACAAGACACAAAAGTGGTGCTAAATGCGACTACTAATGCTAAACTTAAAATTACTTTTTTCATGATTATTGGGTTTTTGTTGTTAGGTTACTAAATTTAATTATCATCACCAATTTTGTCAATCTCTTCGTTAACTTCTTTGTTAACTTCCTTATCAACTTCTTTAGCAGTTCTTTCTAAAATTCCTTCAGACTCTTTTTCTACAGGAACCTCTTTTTCTACTTCTACTTCACGAACAACCTCTTTGGTTTCTGTTTTAGTATCTCTACACGAAGTTGTACAGAAGCCTACTAATGCCAATGCGGCTACAATAAATACTTTTTTCATAATTGGTTTGTGTTAAATTATGTGACAAATCTATGTATTTTAACAGTTGGCATATTGTAAAGTTTTATTAAAATTTAAATCCAAAGGCTTTAAAATAAGTAGATTTAAAAGAAAAAATGAACTTTAAGAGCTTATATCAATTCCTTCGGAACCTACAGAAAAACAACAATAAGGAATGGATGGACGCACACCGTGGAGAATATCATACTGTACGTGATTCATATATTGATTGGTTAAACGAAATGGATATAAAATTGGCCGCTATTGATGCTGATTATACACCCACCACAGGTAAAAAAGCCATCAATCGTATAAATAACAACCTGATGTTTCATCCCAATAAACCTATTTATAAAGACCATTTTGGAGCGGGTTTGGATCAAGAAAGCAAACAAGGTGATTTTTACATTCACTTAGGGGTTAATGAGTCGTTTATTGGAGGCGGGTACTGGCACCCGTCTTCTAAAATTTTAAAAAGTATCCGCGCAGCGATAGATTATAATGGAGAAGAATTAAAAAGGATTCTTAACAAACAGAGCTTTAAAGCCCTGTTTGGGGATATGATTGTTGATGATCCTCTTAAAACATCCCCGAAAGGATACTCCCAAGACCATAAGCATATTGATTTATTGCGACGAAAATCGTTTGCAGTCTCCTGTCCACTTACCCAAAAGGAAGTAATGGCATCAAATTTTGAAGAAAAGGTCATTGCTATTTACAAAGAAATGTTGCCTTTTAGGCGTTATTTAAATCAGGCCGTTACGGTTTAATTTAGTTATATAGTTTAATGTGATGTTTGTCGCGCCTGTATTGCTGTTTACAAAATGCTCGGCAATCATCCCGGTTTTCTCCCTGAAACTTGAATTAGTAACTAGTTTGTTTAAAATTTCGGTGCATTCTGCTGCTGAATCTACTGCATAAAGCCCAGCTAATTGCTGTAATCGCTTGGCTTCTGGAAAGTTCTCAAAATTCTTTCCAATTACAATAGGAACCCCAAAAGTGGCGGGTTCTAATATGTTATGTAAACCGGTTTTTCCCATGGCACCACCTACATATGCAATATCGGCGTAGCTATATATTTTGGTCAATAAGCCAATAGTGTCAATTATAAAAACGGAATAATCAGCTAATTTTTTTCCTTCTTTTTCTGAATACTTAACCGATGAACCTTTCAGTTTTTTTCTAAAGTGCTCAATTTTTGAAGTATCAATATTATGGGGTGCAATAATGAATTTTACATCTTCCGAAGCTTCATTTATATACTTCAGTAAAACTGCTTCGTCTTCTGGCCAAGTACTTCCGCAGACAATACAAAGCGAATTTTCTTTAAATGCTGAAATAAAAGACAACGAGTTGTCATGCTCAATCTGATGCGAAACTCGATCAAAACGAGTATCTCCACTCACAGTCACATTTGTTATATTGATGCTGTGCAATAGTGCTTCTGAAGTTTTATCCTGCACAAAAATATGATCAAAACTTTTTAGAGCTTTTCTCATAAAACTACCGTGTCCTTTAAAAAACACTTGACCTTCCCTGAACAACCCTGAAATTAATAGCGTAGGGATATTACGATTTTTTAATTCGAAAAGGTAATTGGGCCAAAATTCATACTTAACAAATAAAACAAGAGAAGGATGAACGACATTAATGAATTTTTTAGCGTTAGAAATGGTATCTAATGGAAGATAAATCACCACATCAGCCACTGGAGTGCTTTTCTTTACTTCATAGCCCGATGGCGAAAAAAACGAAACCACTATTTTATGATTTGGAAATTCCCTTTTTACAGCTTTCATAATGGGAACGCCTTGCTCAAACTCTCCTAATGATGCGCAATGAAACCAAATAGTTTTATCTTTAGAAGTAATGTGTTGTGCCAAATTTTCAAAAACTTGTGTTCTACCTGACACAAACAGCTTCATTTTTTTGCTAAAATATTGTGCTATCCATAAAAACAGGTAACTAATTCGGGTTAAAAAACTATATAAAATACGCATACATGGAATATATACCGCTAAAATACGGTATTATACTATTATTGGAAATTTATAGTTATATCTATTGAAGTTTTAATAGTAAAATCCCCTTTTTTTCTGAAAATCCTATTATTAACAAGAGCAGTCTGTGTCTTATTTCCCCGTGAATTTCAAAATAAAATCGGTTTAACAAAAAATTAGTACGTTTATAAATGGTTGGCACGGTTTTTTATATAATTTAGAACATTAAAATAGAAGAAGAAAGATATGCGAATTATGAAAAAGAATTTAAAGGTACTGTTCCTTGCTGTATTTGTTGCGGTCGCATCATGCAGTTTTACAACCAAAGAGTTTAACGATACCGATAAAGATAAAGTACTTATAGATCTTATAACCTATGTATTGCAAAAAGGGCATTACAGTCCGGCAGACATAAACGATGAGTTTTCTGCAGAGGTTTATAAAGATTTTATAACAGGGTTAGATCCATTAAAAAGATACTTCCTTGCTTCAGACATTGAAGAGTTCAGTAAATACAAAACTGAGATTGACGACCAAATAAAAAGTAAAGACCTTACGTTTTTTAACTTGGTGTACAATCGTTTGCAAGAACGGATGGAAGATGTGAAAAAAATCTATCCTGAGGTATTAAATACTCCTTTTGATTACACAAAAGACGAATCTATAAATGTAGATTATGACAATATTGATTACGTATCTTCCAAAAAAGAATTGAAAGAACGTTGGAGACAACAGCTTAAGTTTTCCACTATTTCTACTTATTACGATAATGTTGAGGAAAATAAAACAGCAGCTGCTGATAATGATTGGGAAGAAAACGAAGACTTTAAGCCTGAGAGTGAAGAAGAATTAGAAGTTAAAGCTCGCGAAACCTCAAAAACTTCATTAGATGAGTATTTCGATTTCACACAAGATTTAGAACGAAAAGACTATTTTTCAATCTATTTAACCACTATTGTTGAGGAGTTTGATCCGCATACCAATTATTTTGCTCCGCCAGATAAAGATCGGTTCGACCTTAGAATGAGTGGGCGTTTAGAAGGTATTGGAGCACGGCTTCAAAAGAAAAATGATTATATAAAAGTAATCGAAGTAATAAGTGGTGGTCCAGTGTGGCGTGGTGATCATCTTCAAGTAGGAGACCTAATCACAAAGGTTAGACAAGAAGATGAAGATAAAGCTGTCAGTATTGTAGGAATGCGTGTTGACGATGCTGTAAAATTGATAAAAGGACCAAAAGGTACAAAAGTGACGTTGACGGTAAAACGTGTAGATGGTGCTATTGAAGAAGAAACTATTACTCGCGATGTAGTAGAATTAGAAGAAACGTATGCTAAATCTTCTCTTATTGAAAAAGAGAACAACAATTATGGGCTTATAAACCTTCCACAGTTTTATTTTAACATGGAAGACTATAAAGAGCGAAATGCTGCCAGTGACGTAAAAAAAGAAATTGAGCGACTTAAAGAAGAAGGTATAGAAGGATTGGTTCTTGACCTTCGTGGAAATGGCGGAGGTTCTTTACGTACAGCAGTAGATATTGCTGGTCTTTTTATAGAAGAGGGGCCTGTTGTTCAGGTAGCTTCTAACGGTAAAAAAGAAGTGTTAGAAGATGAAGACGATGCCATTGTATGGGACGGACCATTAGTAATTTTAGTTAATGAGCTTTCAGCTTCAGCTTCTGAAATTTTAGCTGCAGCAATGCAAGATTACGAGCGTGCTATTATTTTAGGAAGTAAGCAAACTTACGGTAAGGGTACTGTTCAAAACGTATTGGATCTAAACCAATGGATTAGAAAAAGTGATATGGGCGATATGGGAGCTTTAAAAATAACTACCCAAAAGTTCTATAGAGTTAATGGTGGTTCAACACAGCTTGAAGGTGTAAAAAGTGATGTGGTTATGCCAGATCAATACAGTTATTTTGATGTAGGGGAACGCGATTACGATAATCCATTGCCTTATGATAAGATAGACTCAGCTGATTATAAGAAATGGGATGGTTATATTGACTATAAGGAAACCATTAGCAAGAGTAAAGCTCGTATGGAAAAAAATGCACAACTTCAATTAATAGATGAAGATGCAAAATGGATAAAAGCACGTCGTGATGAGTCTGAAGTTCCACTTAACTTTGATAAATACGTAGCCGATATAGAGAAGCGAAAGGAAGAAACAAAAAAGTTTGAAGAGATAGATAAATATGATAATAAGTTAGATTATAAATCGCTTCCTTACGAAATTGAAATGATGAAGCAAGATACTACCCTACGTGAAAAGCGTAAAAGATGGCACACAAATCTTGCTAAAGATATTTATGTTGAAGAGGCAATTAACGTTCTTAGAGACCTGAAAATAAATAATATCAAAGCCGGAAAAATGGCAGATATTAAAAATTAAGTTACGTTATAAGTGTTGTAAGTAAAATGGAAAGCTTGAACCTTTTTGTTACATTTACAGCGTGAAAACGTCTACTTCATTAACAAAATTAGCGCTCCAAAAGTTTAAGAAGAACTTTTGGGGCGTTTTTAGTTTTTCATTTTTAGTAGTTTGTGCCTTCATTGCAATTTTTGCATATGCCATAGCACCGGATAATTCGCAAGATGCTAACCAGATGCATCTTTCTGTTCATTCAAAACAACCCGGTTTTGCTGTGAAAATGCTTACAGTACCAGCAGAGCTTAAAGAACAAAACGCTATTTCGGTATTTTTCTTCGGAAAAAAGAATGCCGATAGTGAAATTCCTATCTCAACCTATTCAGTTAAAGATTCAACACCTCAAGCAACATTATATACAGGTGATGGAAGTAGTGGTCTTCAAAAGGAATATCCTTTAAACTTATTCCCAGAAGCTAAAACGGTTAAAGAAATTCCTCAAAAGTATATTTCAGAAAAAACGTTTTTATTGGGTACCGATAAATATGGCCGTGACCTATTAAGCAGAATGCTAATCGGTATTCGAATATCATTGGGTATTGGTTTTGTAGCGGTTTTTATTTCCTTAGTGATAGGAGTTAGTTTAGGTGCAATAGCGGGTTATTTTGGAGGTAAAGTAGACGCAGCTATTATGTGGATTATCAATGTCACGTGGTCTATCCCTACTTTACTTTTGGTAATTGCCATCACTTTAGCTTTAGGGAAAGGGTTTTGGCAGGTTTTTATTGCTGTGGGGCTTACTATGTGGGTTGAGGTAGCAAGAGTTGTAAGAGGTCAGGTTATGGGTGTTAAACAGATGCAATATGTTACAGCGGCAAGAGCTTTGGGGTATAAAGATTTTAGAATTATCACCAAGCATATATTACCCAATGCGATGGCTCCTGTCATTATCATTTCGGCGGCTAATTTTGCTTCCGCGATTTTAATTGAAAGTGGATTAAGCTTTTTAGGAATAGGCGCACAGCCACCTATGCCTAGTTGGGGAGGCATAATAAAAGATCATTACGCCTATATTGTGTTAGGGAAACCTTGGCTAGCCATTATCCCAGGTTTAGCTATTATGAGTTTGGTAACTGCTTTTATGCTAATTGGTAATGCGCTAAGGGATGCTTTAGATGTAAAAACATAAAAGCAAACGACTACACTTAGTCTACTCGTGTATAATTTTCAGAATAATATTTATTGCCTTGTTCGTCAAGTGCTATTTGACTAAAAGTGCTTTCGGTTATCTCTAAATTAAAACGGAACACTTTTGTAGTGTCTATTATTTTCATCATCTGAAAAGATCCGTATTCTAAGCGTTCTTCTAGAGTACCGTCTTTTACAATATAGTTTCCATAACCAAACCATTCTACGGAATCCTTGGGGTTGTAACGTGTCCACATTACCTTATTGTTTGTGTACATTTTAACTTGGCGACTATTTTTATAATTTTCAATTGTATCAACCACCATATTGTTTTTGTACATATATTGATCTTGAAGTTCCCAAACACCTTTGAGAGTATTTTTTTCTTGTTGATCTGTTGTTGAAGCACTAATTAATATGGCAACAAGGGTTAATCCGAGAATAATAGAAGTTATTTTTTTCATAGGGATAGGTTTTTAAATGAAAAAAGAATTAAGTACAGTAAGGTACAAAAAATCAGTAACTTAACATATTATATATGAATGTGGTTTTATAAAATTGAAGTCTAGCGTAGATTTAAAATAGAAAAGCCATCACAGATGTGATGACTTTTCGCCCCAAATTTGATCGACCCACCTTAGGTTGGTCAACCTACTTATGTATAACAAAGCTACTAAAATTTATAAGTTTACTATCATAATTTTCTTTTTTGTGAAAAAAATAAGGGTTACTACGTAGGATATAACTCTCTAAAATAGAAATGGTTACTGGGTGTTTTTGTAGGAAAAGTCCAAATAGTTGTAACGTGTTATTATAATCTATCAATTGTAAACACTTATAAAACAGTTAAAAAAAAGTAAATTCACTTTTCAGCGTTTTTAAACATGGTATCTTTAAAAAATTCTTACTGCGCTTATGACACTACGTTGGGTAATTTTTATTTCAATATATATATTAGTTGACCTTTATGCTTTTCAAGCGATTAAAACTCTTACCCGCAACTATTGGGTATATGGGCTTTGGGTGCTAATTTCTCTTTTAATATTGGGAGCCTTAATCTATCAATTAGGAATTTTAGATTCTGGAAGAATGATAGGTTTGGACAAAATGTATGTTTTTGGCTTTTTTTTAGTCGTTTTTGTTCCAAAATTGATATTGAT comes from the Marixanthomonas ophiurae genome and includes:
- a CDS encoding DUF2461 domain-containing protein, whose amino-acid sequence is MNFKSLYQFLRNLQKNNNKEWMDAHRGEYHTVRDSYIDWLNEMDIKLAAIDADYTPTTGKKAINRINNNLMFHPNKPIYKDHFGAGLDQESKQGDFYIHLGVNESFIGGGYWHPSSKILKSIRAAIDYNGEELKRILNKQSFKALFGDMIVDDPLKTSPKGYSQDHKHIDLLRRKSFAVSCPLTQKEVMASNFEEKVIAIYKEMLPFRRYLNQAVTV
- a CDS encoding ABC transporter permease; this encodes MKTSTSLTKLALQKFKKNFWGVFSFSFLVVCAFIAIFAYAIAPDNSQDANQMHLSVHSKQPGFAVKMLTVPAELKEQNAISVFFFGKKNADSEIPISTYSVKDSTPQATLYTGDGSSGLQKEYPLNLFPEAKTVKEIPQKYISEKTFLLGTDKYGRDLLSRMLIGIRISLGIGFVAVFISLVIGVSLGAIAGYFGGKVDAAIMWIINVTWSIPTLLLVIAITLALGKGFWQVFIAVGLTMWVEVARVVRGQVMGVKQMQYVTAARALGYKDFRIITKHILPNAMAPVIIISAANFASAILIESGLSFLGIGAQPPMPSWGGIIKDHYAYIVLGKPWLAIIPGLAIMSLVTAFMLIGNALRDALDVKT
- a CDS encoding 3-deoxy-D-manno-octulosonic acid transferase — translated: MKLFVSGRTQVFENLAQHITSKDKTIWFHCASLGEFEQGVPIMKAVKREFPNHKIVVSFFSPSGYEVKKSTPVADVVIYLPLDTISNAKKFINVVHPSLVLFVKYEFWPNYLFELKNRNIPTLLISGLFREGQVFFKGHGSFMRKALKSFDHIFVQDKTSEALLHSINITNVTVSGDTRFDRVSHQIEHDNSLSFISAFKENSLCIVCGSTWPEDEAVLLKYINEASEDVKFIIAPHNIDTSKIEHFRKKLKGSSVKYSEKEGKKLADYSVFIIDTIGLLTKIYSYADIAYVGGAMGKTGLHNILEPATFGVPIVIGKNFENFPEAKRLQQLAGLYAVDSAAECTEILNKLVTNSSFREKTGMIAEHFVNSNTGATNITLNYITKLNRNGLI
- a CDS encoding carboxy terminal-processing peptidase encodes the protein MKKNLKVLFLAVFVAVASCSFTTKEFNDTDKDKVLIDLITYVLQKGHYSPADINDEFSAEVYKDFITGLDPLKRYFLASDIEEFSKYKTEIDDQIKSKDLTFFNLVYNRLQERMEDVKKIYPEVLNTPFDYTKDESINVDYDNIDYVSSKKELKERWRQQLKFSTISTYYDNVEENKTAAADNDWEENEDFKPESEEELEVKARETSKTSLDEYFDFTQDLERKDYFSIYLTTIVEEFDPHTNYFAPPDKDRFDLRMSGRLEGIGARLQKKNDYIKVIEVISGGPVWRGDHLQVGDLITKVRQEDEDKAVSIVGMRVDDAVKLIKGPKGTKVTLTVKRVDGAIEEETITRDVVELEETYAKSSLIEKENNNYGLINLPQFYFNMEDYKERNAASDVKKEIERLKEEGIEGLVLDLRGNGGGSLRTAVDIAGLFIEEGPVVQVASNGKKEVLEDEDDAIVWDGPLVILVNELSASASEILAAAMQDYERAIILGSKQTYGKGTVQNVLDLNQWIRKSDMGDMGALKITTQKFYRVNGGSTQLEGVKSDVVMPDQYSYFDVGERDYDNPLPYDKIDSADYKKWDGYIDYKETISKSKARMEKNAQLQLIDEDAKWIKARRDESEVPLNFDKYVADIEKRKEETKKFEEIDKYDNKLDYKSLPYEIEMMKQDTTLREKRKRWHTNLAKDIYVEEAINVLRDLKINNIKAGKMADIKN
- a CDS encoding ParB/RepB/Spo0J family partition protein, whose protein sequence is MTTKASTTRKSGKKITTAKKEVKEKLTQKAIGLQIENLSTAKVIPDPMQPRKTFNEAHLQQLSESVKKHGVLQPITVRKSGNEFIIVMGERRYRASKMADKKTIPCIVREYKNNDVLEIQIIENLQRQDVEPTEEAEAIAYLSEKYAPTEIAKRLGRTDNFIRQRLKLAGLIEGFKHFVRNGEMTISLGVGVALFEPEEQQMMLETMGEDFSAHQVNRMIKDQTYDLEKASFDVNDKKLVPKVGSCIECPFNAANQGNLFGDGKMVCTKSACYETKKSKSFLNLIEKSKQENILLIPEIRQYWADEENNQLIISQLEKNGLKVYLLDDVEIIENPIKPTIEDIKKEYQHYDYSEDEFKAELDEALQQYEEELEKYNSAKENEFVKGIVFHPETYRHKEVFIKIVEQSKNESTSYSAPLENRKMADCSPEEQIIKINEREIRKKQIENNKQFEEVVEMIRDTKYIDTKKTLSVDEMVAFSLTLYENNVDYVGRQRFFSNLLGNTSKMTDEEIVESFKKKFKKEIFHKLIRYILTKQVHFGESNHVNNLTNISFYNAMQGYYKSKIDGIEKEYAEKRNKREERLKERITVLEKQIQGLKE